The following are encoded together in the Scomber scombrus chromosome 7, fScoSco1.1, whole genome shotgun sequence genome:
- the LOC133983036 gene encoding plectin-like isoform X4: MANRKDRHRDRTPMEESYEESGTVPYSGDTLPWNLSKLQRVKRSKSASGEVLDPAERAVIRIADERDRVQKKTFTKWVNKHLIKSQRHVTDLYEDLRDGHNLISLLEVLSGETLPREKGRMRFHKLQNVQIALNFLKHRQVKLVNIRNDDIADGNPKLTLGLIWTIILHFQISDIQINGQSEDMTAKEKLLLWSQRMTDGYPGIRCDNFTTSWRDGRLFNAVIHRHHPRLIDMGKVHHQTNLQNLEQAFVVAERDLGVTRLLDPEDVDVPHPDEKSIITYVSSLYDVMPRIDVHDGARGNELELRWQEYYELVTIIVQWIRHHIVIFEERKFPASYEEIELLWRQFLKFKETELPVKETDKNRSKHIYQSFESAVHAGQVKVPPGYHPIDVEKEWGRLHVAILERERLLRIEFERLERLQRIVSKVQMESGLCDEQLNHLEQLLQTDIRLLNAGKPAQHTAEVERELDKADQMIRLLFNDVQILKDGRHPQAEQMYRRVFRIHERLVNLRTDYNLRLKSTVTTSQVTLVQHSQQTSMKMRPELDDVTLRYIQDLLAWVEENQRRIDESQWGSDLPSVESQLGSHRGLHQTVEDFKSKIGRAKADESQLSPISLGTYKEYLGKLDLQYGRLLTSSKSRLRNLDSLHNFVSAATKELMWLNEKEEEEVNFDWSDRNANMTAKKDNYSGLMRELELREKKVNVIQATGDKLIKDGHPGKKTIEAFTAALQTQWSWILQLCCCIEAHLKENTAYYQFFTDVKEAQDKMKKMQENMKKKYSCDRSTTATRLEDLLQDAVEEREQLNEFKTLVTGLNKRSKSIIQLKPRNPTTSIKGKLPIQAVCDFKQQEITVHKGDECALLNNSQPFKWKVLNHTGHEATVPSVCFMVPPVNKEAMDSVSSLDAGYQQMVSMWQTLHIDMKSLLSWQYLMRDYTQIRSWNITMLKTMKAEEYRLIMRNLELHYQDYMRESQDSQLFGPDDRMQVEEDYNKSTQHFENLIRSMEKGQQDESLCKNYISEIKDLRLRIENCETGTVARIRRPMDKEPLKECIQKTTEQKKVQTELQGLKKDLDKVSVKTQDILNAPQPSASAPVLRSELDLTVQKMDHAHMLSSVYLEKLKTVEMVIRNTQGAEGVLKQYEDCLREVHTVPGDVKEVEVYRAKLKKMRTEAEGEQPVFDSLDEELKKATAVSDKMTRVHSERDAELDHYRQLLSSLQDRWKAVFTQVDLRQRELEQLGRQLGYYRESYDWLIRWIGDAKQRQEKIQAVPITDSKTLKEQLAQEKKLLEEIEKNKDKVDECQKYAKAYIDTIKDYELQLVAYKAQVEPLASPLKKTKMDSASDNIIQEYVTLRTRYSELMTLTSQYIKFITDTQRRLEDEEIADAQQKQIEQEKTLLQQTFLTEKEMLLKKEKLIEDEKKKLESQFEEEVKKAKALKDEQERQRKQMEEEKKKLQATMDAALNKQKEAEQEMLNKQKEMQELERKRLEQERILAEENQKLRDKLQELETTQRDKHTDVTLVKVVETQKVFNGQNAGDVTDRVEIKPDPLAFDGIRDKVPASRLHNLGLLSKKQFDKLKKGKTTVQELGETENLKRILKGKNCIAGVLTPNNQKMSIYQASKEKKITPGTAMVLLEAQAATGYILDPIKNQKLSVNEAVKEGLIGPELHNKMLSSERAVTGYKDPYTGEKISVFECMKKGLIEHDHAIRVLEAQLATGGIIDPVNSHRVPNEKAYEQGQYDAEMNKIMENPSDETKGYFDPSTQEPLTYAELMARCTTDPDTGLLLLPITDKAAHCSSIYTEEETKDVFSKTTVSVPFGRFKGKTITIWEIINSEYFTEDQKRDLLRQYKTGKITIEKIIKIVITVAEEKEKKNEITFDGLRAPVPATELLESKIIDKDLYNKLHKGNITVKEISEMEPVHKALKGTNCIGGVLIESSKETMSFYQAMKKDIMRTGPAMNMLEAQAGTGYVVDPIHNQKYTVDEAVKAGVVGPELHEKLLSAERAVTGYKDPYTGKTVSLFQAMKKDLIPKEQGIRLLDAQMTTGGIIDPVKSHRIPHDVACRRNYFDDEVKQLLSSPTDETKCFFDPNTKENVTYSQLLKRCVPDKKTGLQLLPLSDEAINAKEESAYTEAQTKEAMTQATVELDYGPFKGRKVTIWELIHSEYLTEEQRLDLLKQFRSGKVTIEKIIKIVITIVEERETKKREQSSFKGLRSQVPASSLYDSKIIDKSTFDLLQQGKTTPKQVSENPNVKKYLQGSDSIAGIFLEPTKEKISIYQAMKKKLLRHNTGLSLLEAQAATGFIVDPVRNQFLSVDEAVKSGLVGPELHEKLLSAEKAVTGYKDPFTGSKISLFEVMQKDLILKEHAMPLLEAQMVSGGIIDPVNSHRVPTDIAYQKNIFSKETANLLSDPSDDNKSFSDPETDEKATYRQLKDKCQRDPETGLYILPLSKPQSPTVVEKTYLYTEEQTQSELTNTQIDIPIEGLADKPLNLWELMNSNLLPEAEREKLMNEYRSGQITKERMIIIIIEIMEQREVIINQSPLSYMTIRRRITIEELYNARIIDLETYNLLKQGKRDIRDIMELTSVKQYLYGTGCVAGVTTDSSSKMSIYQAMKRDFIKPEVALILLEAQAATGFIVDPVKNETLTVDEAVRKGVVGPEIHDKLLSAERAVTGYKDPYSGKIISLFQAMKKDLVPEDYALKMLEAQTATGGIIDPEFQFHLPADVAMQKGYINKETNQRLTDDVKGFTDPVTQENVSYAQLLKRCKLDGGLRLLSLGDKRLMFKGLRKQITMEELIHSQIIDQQTVTQLNEGLVSVEEVSQRLSRYLEGTSCIAGVYLESTKERLSIYQAMKKNMIRPGTAFELLEAQASTGYVIDPIKNLKLTVNESVRMGIVGPEFKDKLLSAERAVTGYRDPYSGKTISLFQAMKKGLILKDHGIRLLEAQIATGGIIDPEESHRLPVEVAYKRGFFDEEMNEILTDPSDDTKGFFDPNTEENLTYLQLMERCITDPDTGLVLLLLKEKKRERKTSSKSSVRKRRVVIVDPETGKEMTVYEAYRKGLIDHQTYLELAEQECEWEEITMTSSDGTVKSIIIDRRSGRQYDVDDALSRGLIDQNALDTYRAGNLSITEFADMLSGNMGGFRSRSSSFGSTTGSTYSSPMSPIPSIKAPAVIWNDPSEETVPIAGMLDIDTLEKVSITEAMHRNVVDNITGQRLLEAQACTGGIIDPTSGERFSVADATEKGLVDKVMVDRLNLAQKAFNGFEDPRTKVKMSASQALKKGWLYYEAGQRFLEVQYLTGGLIEPDVEGRVALDESIKKGTIDARTAQKLRDVSAYSKYLTCPKTKLKISYKDAMDRSMVEEGSGLRLLEASSQSSKGLYSPYNVSGPGSAYGSRTGSRTGSRTGSRRGSIDAGSGFNMNFSSSSYTSASSTSYNRRF, encoded by the exons ATCTCAGATATTCAGATCAATGGCCAATCAGAAGACATGACAGCCAAGGAGAAGCTGCTGCTCTGGTCCCAGAGGATGACTGACGGCTACCCAGGCATCCGCTGTGACAACTTCACCACCAGCTGGAGGGATGGCAGACTCTTCAACGCCGTCATACACAGACACCA TCCCAGACTCATTGACATGGGCAAAGTGCACCATCAGACCAACCTGCAGAACCTGGAACAGGCCTTCGTTGTAGCTGAGAGAGACCTGGGAGTGACACGCCTACTGGACCCTGAGG ATGTTGATGTTCCACACCCTGATGAGAAATCCATCATCACTTACGTGTCATCCTTGTATGATGTCATGCCTCGGATTGATGTACATGACGGCGCCAGAGGCAAT GAGCTCGAGCTGCGCTGGCAGGAGTACTACGAGCTGGTGACTATTATTGTCCAGTGGATCCGCCACCATATCGTGATCTTCGAGGAGAGGAAGTTCCCCGCCAGCTATGAGGAGATAGAG cTTCTGTGGCGCCAGTTCTTGAAGTTCAAGGAAACAGAGCTGCCAGTGAAAGAGACTGACAAGAACCGTTCCAAACACATCTACCAGTCCTTTGAA AGCGCTGTGCATGCTGGTCAGGTGAAGGTCCCTCCAGGCTACCATCCCATTGATGTGGAGAAGGAATGGGGCCGACTCCATGTGGCCATCTTGGAGAGAGAGCGTCTGCTAAGGATAGAGTTTGAGAG ACTTGAGAGGCTCCAGAGGATTGTCAGTAAAGTCCAGATGGAGTCAGGGCTGTGTGATGAGCAGCTCAACCACCTGGAGCAACTGCTGCAGACG GACATTCGTCTGCTGAATGCAGGGAAACCAGCTCAGCACACAGCAGAAGTGGAGAGGGAGCTGGATAAGGCAGACCAAATGATTCGCCTACTCTTCAATGATGTACAGATACTCAAGGATGGGCGCCACCCTCAGGCAGAGCAGATGTATCGCAG GGTCTTCCGCATCCATGAACGCCTGGTGAACCTGCGCACTGATTACAACCTTCGTCTGAAGTCTACTGTGACTACATCCCAGGTTACTCTGGTACAACACTCTCAGCAGACTTCCATGAAGATGCGGCCTGAGTTGGATGATGTGACCCTGCGCTATATCCAAGACCTGCTGGCCTGGGTGGAGGAGAACCAGCGTCGCATTGACGAATCTCAGTGGGGATCTGATCTGCCCTCTGTAGAGTCCCAGCTGGGCAGCCACAGAGGCCTACACCAGACTGTGGAGGACTTCAAGTCCAAGATTGGACGAGCCAAGGCTGATGAG AGCCAGCTATCTCCTATCAGCCTTGGAACGTACAAAGAATACCTGGGTAAACTGGATCTACAGTATGGCAGACTACTG ACATCTTCCAAGTCCCGCTTGAGGAACCTGGATTCACTCCACAACTTTGTCAGCGCTGCCACTAAGGAACTGATGTGGctaaatgaaaaagaagaggaggaggtcaACTTTGACTGGAGTGACAGGAACGCCAACATGACAGCTAAGAAAGACAATTACTCG GGTCTCATGCGAGAGTTGGAGCTGAGGGAGAAGAAGGTCAATGTCATCCAGGCCACAGGAGACAAACTTATCAAGGATGGACATCCTGGCAAGAAGACTATTGAG GCCTTCACAGCTGCCCTGCAGACTCAGTGGAGCTGGATCCTCCAGCTGTGCTGCTGTATTGAGGCTCAtctcaaagaaaacacagcctACTACCAA TTCTTCACTGATGTAAAAGAGGCTCAGGACAAGATGAAGAAAATGCAAGagaacatgaaaaagaaatacagcTGTGATCGCTCCACCACAGCCACACGCTTGGAGGACCTGCTGCAGGATGCTGTG gaggagagagaacagCTGAATGAATTTAAGACTCTTGTAACTGGCCTGAACAAGAGATCCAAGTCCATCATCCAGCTGAAACCACGCAACCCTACCACATCCATCAAAGGCAAACTGCCAATTCAGGCTGTGTGTGACTTCAAACAGCAGGAG ATCACCGTCCACAAAGGAGACGAGTGTGCCCTCCTCAACAACTCTCAGCCTTTCAAGTGGAAGGTCCTGAACCACACTGGACATGAGGCAACAGTGCCATCTGTCTGCTTCATGGTTCCTCCAGTCAACAAGGAGGCCATGGACAGTGTGTCCAG TCTGGATGCAGGTTATCAGCAGATGGTGTCCATGTGGCAGACATTGCACATAGACATGAAGAGTCTGCTGTCTTGGCAGTATCTGATGAGAGACTACACACAGATACGCTCCTGGAACATCACCATG TTAAAAACCATGAAAGCAGAGGAATATAGGCTGATTATGAGGAACCTGGAGCTGCACTACCAGGACTACATGCGCGAAAGCCAAGACTCGCAGCTCTTTGGCCCCGATGACCGCATGCAGGTCGAGGAAGACTACAACAAGTCCACCCAGCATTTCGAAAACCTGATCCGCTCCATGGAGAAAG GTCAACAGGACGAGTCTCTGTGTAAGAACTACATCTCTGAGATCAAGGACCTGCGCCTGCGTATAGAGAACTGTGAGACTGGGACTGTGGCTCGCATTCGCAGACCTATGGACAAGGAACCTCTGAAAGAATGTATTCAGAAGACAACCGAGCAAAAG AAAGTCCAGACAGAGCTCCAGGGGCTCAAGAAGGACCTTGATAAGGTGTCTGTAAAGACACAGGACATCTTGAACGCCCCACAGCCGTCTGCCTCTGCTCCCGTGCTGCGCTCAGAGCTTGACCTCACTGTTCAGAAGATGGATCATGCCCACATGCTCTCCTCCGTTTACCTTGAGAA GCTGAAGACTGTGGAAATGGTCATCCGTAACACGCAGGGCGCAGAGGGAGTTCTCAAGCAGTATGAGGACTGTCTGCGTGAGGTTCACACTGTGCCCGGCGATGTCAAGGAAGTCGAGGTTTACCGTGCAAAACTTAAG AAAATGCGAACTGAGGCTGAGGGTGAACAACCTGTATTCGATTCTCTGGACGAAGAACTGAAGAAAGCCACCGCCGTGAGTGACAAGATGACTCGCGTGCACAGCGAGCGCGACGCTGAGCTGGATCACTACCGCCAGCTCCTGTCTAGTCTCCAGGACCGCTGGAAGGCCGTGTTCACCCAGGTCGACCTTCGCCAGAGAGAGCTCGAGCAGCTCGGCCGCCAGCTGGGCTACTACCGCGAGAGTTACGATTGGCTGATCCGCTGGATTGGGGACGCCAAGCAAAGGCAGGAGAAGATCCAGGCTGTGCCCATCACTGACAGCAAAACCCTGAAAGAACAACTGGCTCAGGAGAAG aaaTTGCTGGAGGAGATTGAGAAGAACAAAGACAAAGTTGATGAGTGTCAAAAATATGCTAAAGCATACATTGATACAATCAAG GACTATGAACTCCAGTTGGTTGCCTACAAAGCTCAGGTGGAGCCTCTTGCTTCTCCCTTGAAGAAAACCAAAATGGATTCTGCTTCTGACAACATCATTCAGGAG TATGTAACACTGAGGACCCGGTACAGTGAACTGATGACTCTGACTAGTCAGTACATCAAATTCATCACCGACACACAGCGCCGcttggaggatgaggag ATTGCTGATGCACAGCAGAAACAAATCGAACAGGAGAAGACATTGCTCCAGCAGACATTCCTTACAGAAAAGGAGATGCTGTTGAAGAAGGAGAAGCTAATTgaagatgagaaaaagaagcTGGAGAGCCAGTTTGAAGAGGAAGTCAAAAAGGCCAAAGCTCTCAAAGATGAACAGGAACGCCAGAGAAagcagatggaggaggagaagaagaaactcCAGGCTACCATGGATGCAGCCCTCAATAAGCAGAAAGAGGCTGAACAAGAGATGCTGAACAAGCAAAAAGAAATGCAAGAGCTGGAAAGGAAGAGACTTGAGCAGGAAAGGATTCTTGCTGAAGAGAACCAGAAATTGCGTGATAAGCTGCAGGAGCTGGagacaacacagagagacaaacacaccGATGTCACCCTTGTAAAAGTGGTTGAGACACAAAAAGTTTTCAATGGCCAAAATGCTGGTGATGTAACAGATAGAGTGGAGATTAAACCAGATCCATTGGCTTTTGATGGCATCCGTGATAAAGTCCCTGCAAGCAGACTTCATAACCTTGGCCTTTTATCAAAGAAGCAGTTTGACAAGCTGAAAAAAGGCAAAACCACTGTGCAAGAGCTTGGTGAGACTGAAAATCTGAAGAGAATTCTTAAAGGAAAGAACTGCATTGCTGGTGTGTTGACGCCAAATAATCAAAAAATGTCGATCTATCAAGcatcaaaagagaagaagattACTCCAGGCACAGCTATGGTCCTTCTTGAAGCTCAGGCAGCCACAGGCTACATTTTGGACCCCATTAAGAACCAGAAACTTTCTGTTAATGAAGCTGTGAAGGAAGGCTTGATTGGCCCTGAACTGCACAACAAGATGCTTTCATCTGAGAGGGCTGTTACTGGCTACAAAGATCCATACACTGGTGAGAAGATCTCTGTCTTTGAATGTATGAAGAAGGGTCTGATAGAACATGATCATGCCATCAGAGTCCTTGAGGCTCAGCTTGCAACTGGGGGAATCATTGACCCTGTCAATAGTCACCGTGTACCCAATGAAAAAGCCTATGAACAGGGACAATATGATGCAGAAATGAACAAGATTATGGAGAATCCTTCAGATGAGACAAAGGGATACTTTGACCCCAGCACTCAGGAACCATTGACATATGCAGAGCTAATGGCAAGGTGCACCACCGATCCTGACACCGGTCTGCTTCTCCTGCCAATCACAGATAAGGCTGCTCACTGCTCAAGTATatacacagaggaggagaccAAAGATGTGTTCAGCAAAACAACTGTGTCTGTCCCATTTGGAAGATTCAAGGGAAAGACTATCACCATTTGGGAAATAATCAATTCTGAGTATTTCACTGAGGACCAGAAGAGGGACCTTCTCCGCCAGTACAAGACAGGCAAAATCACAATtgaaaaaatcattaagattgtGATTACTGTggcagaggagaaagagaagaagaatgaaatTACCTTTGATGGTCTGAGAGCACCTGTCCCTGCCACTGAGCTCCTGGAATCTAAAATCATTGACAAAGACCTGTACAACAAATTGCACAAGGGCAATATAACAGTCAAAGAGATATCTGAAATGGAGCCTGTCCACAAAGCATTGAAGGGTACAAATTGCATTGGAGGTGTACTTATTGAATCCTCCAAGGAGACAATGTCCTTCTATCAAGCTATGAAGAAGGACATCATGAGGACAGGGCCTGCCATGAATATGCTTGAAGCCCAAGCTGGAACAGGCTATGTGGTTGACCCTATTCATAATCAGAAATATACTGTTGACGAAGCTGTCAAAGCAGGTGTTGTTGGTCCTGAGCTGCATGAAAAGCtcctgtctgcagagagagctGTGACAGGTTATAAAGATCCATACACTGGAAAGACTGTGTCTCTGTTCCAGGCAATGAAGAAAGATCTCATACCTAAAGAACAAGGAATCCGACTGCTTGATGCCCAAATGACCACCGGTGGCATCATTGATCCAGTAAAGAGCCATCGCATTCCTCATGATGTGGCCTGCAGGAGAAATTATTTTGATGATGAAGTGAAACAGCTTCTGAGCAGTCCCACTGATGAAACTAAATGCTTCTTTGACCccaacacaaaagaaaatgtcacataCTCACAGCTCTTAAAGAGATGTGTCCCTGACAAGAAAACTGGTCTCCAGCTTCTGCCCCTTTCTGATGAAGCAATCAATGCAAAGGAGGAGTCAGCTTACACTGAAGCCCAGACAAAAGAAGCTATGACTCAGGCAACTGTGGAGCTTGATTATGGGCCATTTAAGGGCAGGAAGGTGACCATCTGGGAACTAATCCACTCTGAATATCTCACTGAGGAACAAAGGCTTGATCTGCTAAAACAGTTTAGATCAGGAAAGGTTACAATTGAAAAGATAATTAAGATTGTAATCACAATtgtagaggagagagagaccaaGAAACGAGAACAGTCCAGCTTCAAGGGACTCAGATCTCAGGTCCCAGCAAGTTCTCTGTATGATTCCAAAATCATTGACAAATCAACCTTTGATCTCCTTCAACAAGGCAAAACAACACCTAAACAAGTCAGTGAGAATCCCAATGTCAAGAAATACCTCCAGGGCTCTGATAGCATTGCTGGCATCTTCCTTGAGCcgacaaaagagaaaataagcatTTATCAAGCTATGAAGAAAAAGCTCCTCAGACACAACACAGGCCTTTCACTTCTTGAGGCTCAGGCTGCCACTGGATTCATTGTAGATCCAGTGAGGAACCAGTTCCTCTCAGTAGATGAGGCAGTGAAATCAGGCCTTGTTGGCCCTGAGCTACATGAAAAACTCCTCTCTGCAGAAAAAGCTGTAACTGGGTATAAAGATCCATTCACAGGCAGCAAAATTTCCCTCTTTGAAGTAATGCAAAAAGATCTCATCCTGAAAGAGCATGCCATGCCACTGTTAGAAGCACAGATGGTTAGCGGAGGAATCATTGACCCTGTAAACAGCCACCGAGTCCCAACTGATATTGCATATCAGAAGAACATTTTCAGTAAGGAAACTGCCAACCTCCTGTCTGATCCATCTGATGATAACAAGTCTTTCTCAGACCCAGAAACTGATGAGAAAGCAACCTACAGACAGCTAAAAGACAAGTGCCAAAGAGATCCAGAGACAGGCCTGTACATCCTCCCACTCTCCAAGCCTCAGTCTCCAACTGTTGTGGAGAAGACGTACCTCTACACAGAGGAACAAACACAGAGTGAACTGACCAACACCCAAATTGACATTCCAATTGAGGGCCTTGCTGATAAACCACTTAACCTCTGGGAACTCATGAATTCAAATTTGCTtccagaggcagagagagagaagctcaTGAATGAATATCGCTCTGGCCAAATTACCAAAGAGCGgatgatcatcatcattattgagATTATGGAGCAGAGAGAGGTCATCATAAATCAGAGTCCACTGTCATATATGACAATAAGGAGAAGGATAACCATAGAGGAGTTGTACAATGCCCGCATCATTGACTTGGAGACATACAACCTCCTTAAACAGGGAAAGAGGGACATCCGTGACATAATGGAGTTGACCAGTGTGAAACAGTATCTCTATGGCACAGGTTGCGTGGCTGGGGTCACAACTGACTCAAGCTCCAAGATGAGCATATACCAAGCAATGAAGAGAGATTTTATTAAACCAGAAGTAGCACTCATTCTCCTAGAGGCGCAAGCTGCTACAGGATTCATTGTTGATCCAGTAAAGAATGAGACACTCACTGTTGATGAAGCTGTTCGTAAGGGTGTTGTTGGCCCTGAGATTCATGACAAACTTCTTTCAGCTGAGAGAGCAGTCACAGGATACAAAGATCCATACAGTGGAAAAATCATATCTCTTTTCCAGGCCATGAAAAAGGATCTTGTTCCAGAGGATTATGCTCTGAAAATGTTAGAGGCACAAACTGCCACAGGAGGTATTATTGATCCTGAATTCCAGTTCCACCTGCCAGCTGATGTTGCCATGCAAAAAGGTTATATCAACAAGGAAACCAACCAGAGACTGACTGATGATGTTAAAGGATTCACTGACCCTGTCACTCAAGAGAATGTGTCATATGCACAGCTGCTCAAGAGATGCAAGTTAGATGGTGGGTTGCGCCTCCTCTCCCTTGGAGACAAGAGGCTGATGTTTAAGGGTCTGAGGAAACAGATCACAATGGAGGAGCTGATCCACTCACAAATTATTGACCAGCAGACAGTCACTCAACTGAATGAAGGTCTTGTGTCAGTGGAGGAGGTTAGCCAAAGACTATCAAGGTACCTTGAAGGCACAAGCTGTATTGCTGGTGTATACTTGGAGTCCACTAAAGAACGTCTATCAATTTACCAGGCCATGAAGAAGAACATGATTAGGCCAGGCACTGCCTTTGAACTCCTTGAGGCCCAGGCATCCACAGGATATGTCATTGATCCAATCAAAAACCTCAAACTGACTGTCAATGAATCAGTGAGAATGGGAATTGTTGGCCCAGAATTCAAAGACAAGCTTCTCTCTGCTGAGCGTGCAGTGACAGGATATAGAGACCCTTATTCAGGCAAGACAATATCCCTGTTCCAGGCCATGAAAAAGGGGCTGATCCTGAAAGATCATGGTATCCGACTCCTAGAAGCTCAGATTGCCACTGGTGGAATCATTGACCCAGAGGAGAGTCATCGTCTCCCAGTTGAGGTGGCCTACAAACGTGGCTTCTTTGATGAGGAAATGAATGAGATCCTGACAGATCCATCTGATGACACCAAAGGCTTCTTTGATCCCAACACTGAAGAAAACCTTACCTACCTCCAGCTCATGGAGAGGTGCATCACTGATCCCGACACTGGCCTGGTGCTCCTGCtactgaaagaaaagaagcGGGAAAGAAAGACCTCCTCCAAATCCTCAGTTCGTAAACGCAGAGTTGTCATTGTAGACCCAGAGACAGGCAAAGAAATGACTGTGTATGAGGCCTATAGGAAGGGACTCATTGACCACCAAACCTACCTGGAGCTTGCTGAGCAGGAGTGTGAATGGGAAGAGATCACAATGACCTCCTCTGATGGCACTGTCAAATCCATTATCATTGACAGGAGGTCAGGGAGACAGTATGATGTTGATGATGCTCTTTCGCGTGGCCTCATTGACCAAAATGCTCTTGACACATACCGAGCTGGAAACCTGTCTATCACAGAATTTGCTGACATGCTTTCTGGAAACATGGGAGGCTTCCGCTCTCGCTCATCCTCCTTTGGTTCCACCACTGGTTCCACCTACTCCTCTCCTATGAGCCCCATACCCTCCATTAAAGCACCTGCAGTCATATGGAATGACCCATCAGAGGAAACAGTGCCTATAGCTGGAATGTTGGACATAGACACACTGGAGAAAGTGTCTATCACTGAGGCCATGCACAGAAATGTGGTAGACAACATTACAGGCCAAAGGTTGTTGGAGGCCCAAGCCTGCACTGGAGGAATAATTGACCCCACAAGTGGGGAAAGATTCTCAGTTGCTGATGCTACAGAAAAAGGCCTTGTGGATAAGGTCATGGTTGATCGCCTAAATCTGGCTCAAAAAGCATTCAATGGATTTGAAGACCCCAGAACTAAAGTAAAGATGTCTGCTTCCCAGGCTCTCAAGAAGGGCTGGTTGTATTATGAGGCTGGTCAGCGTTTTCTTGAGGTCCAATATCTGACTGGTGGACTTATTGAGCCTGATGTCGAGGGCAGAGTCGCACTAGATGAATCCATCAAGAAGGGCACAATTGATGCCCGCACTGCCCAGAAACTGAGAGATGTCAGTGCTTATTCTAAATATCTAACATGTCCAAAAACCAAACTGAAAATCTCCTACAAAGATGCCATGGACAGAAGCATGGTCGAGGAAGGATCTGGTCTGAGGCTTCTGGAGGCTTCCTCACAATCCAGCAAAGGCCTCTACAGTCCCTACAATGTCAGTGGCCCTGGATCTGCTTATGGCTCCCGCACTGGCTCAAGGACTGGATCCCGGACAGGCTCTAGGAGAGGCAGCATTGATGCTGGCTCTGGCTTCAACATGAacttctcatcctcctcctacACATCCGCCTCCTCAACTAGCTACAACCGCAGATTTTGA